The Corynebacterium confusum genome has a window encoding:
- a CDS encoding SDR family oxidoreductase, translating into MSAQDYTAGHAKPAPQVPGAVLVLGGRSDIGTEIAALLAPGRRVVLAARGDEGIDKQRARLRAAGAREVDFLDFDALDMDSHRAVVRRAREVAGEITTAVVAFGVLGDQERAEADEAHASHIAQLDYTAQVSMLTVLADEMERGHIVAFSSIAGWRARRANYVYGSTKAGLDTFCQGLADRLHGGPLALITARPGFVIGSMTEGMKPAPLSVTPDVVARYVVDAIGGEADKAAAGGALTSRTLWIPGTLRFLAWVMALVPRPIWRHMPR; encoded by the coding sequence ATGAGCGCGCAGGACTACACCGCCGGCCACGCGAAACCAGCCCCGCAGGTCCCGGGCGCGGTCCTGGTACTAGGCGGGCGCTCGGATATCGGCACGGAGATCGCCGCGCTGCTCGCCCCCGGGCGCCGGGTGGTGCTTGCCGCCCGTGGGGACGAAGGCATCGATAAGCAACGCGCCCGTCTGCGGGCTGCCGGTGCTCGGGAGGTCGACTTCCTCGACTTCGACGCGCTCGATATGGACAGCCACCGCGCGGTGGTGCGCCGCGCCCGCGAAGTCGCCGGCGAGATCACCACGGCGGTGGTGGCCTTTGGGGTGTTGGGCGATCAGGAGCGCGCCGAGGCCGACGAGGCCCACGCCTCCCACATCGCGCAGCTGGACTACACCGCGCAGGTCTCTATGCTGACCGTGCTCGCCGACGAGATGGAACGCGGGCATATCGTGGCTTTTTCCTCCATCGCGGGTTGGCGTGCCCGCCGGGCCAACTACGTCTACGGCTCCACGAAGGCCGGCCTGGACACCTTTTGCCAGGGGCTGGCGGATCGCCTGCACGGCGGGCCCCTGGCGCTGATCACCGCCCGGCCCGGCTTCGTCATCGGCTCCATGACCGAGGGCATGAAGCCCGCGCCGCTGTCCGTGACCCCCGACGTGGTGGCACGCTACGTCGTCGACGCCATCGGCGGGGAAGCGGACAAAGCAGCAGCTGGTGGCGCATTGACCAGCCGCACGCTGTGGATCCCGGGCACGCTCCGCTTCCTGGCGTGGGTGATGGCGCTGGTACCGCGCCCCATCTGGCGGCACATGCCGCGCTAG
- a CDS encoding FxsA family protein, translated as MPFLLFVAYLVLETLTFWAVVSLIGVGWALVALFATMFFGMSIAGWEARRIMSSKVVRQEDGTAVMQDDTPGKTAGNVGLTMVGGILLTLPGFFTTLVGLLFLFPPTRALLRGFIAFRLVRSVENFGVRLYDRSPMSQQHDSYGSFGGSAGGAGAAHEPTVLEEEEIRRWSENANPSDFGEPDSGDADGENGTNPGDKR; from the coding sequence ATGCCGTTTCTGCTGTTTGTCGCCTACTTGGTTTTGGAAACCCTGACGTTTTGGGCCGTGGTCTCGCTCATCGGCGTGGGCTGGGCGCTGGTCGCTTTGTTCGCCACTATGTTCTTCGGGATGTCGATAGCTGGCTGGGAGGCTCGCCGGATCATGAGCTCCAAGGTCGTGCGCCAAGAAGACGGAACGGCCGTCATGCAGGACGATACCCCGGGCAAGACCGCCGGCAACGTCGGCCTGACCATGGTCGGCGGCATCCTGCTCACGCTGCCGGGATTTTTCACCACGCTGGTCGGCCTGCTCTTCTTGTTCCCACCGACCCGGGCGCTGCTGCGCGGCTTCATCGCCTTCCGCCTGGTGCGTTCCGTGGAGAACTTCGGCGTGCGTCTCTACGACCGCAGCCCGATGTCGCAGCAGCACGATAGCTACGGCAGCTTCGGAGGCTCTGCCGGCGGCGCCGGTGCGGCGCATGAGCCGACCGTGCTCGAGGAAGAAGAGATCCGCCGCTGGTCCGAAAACGCTAACCCGTCCGACTTCGGCGAGCCGGACTCGGGTGATGCAGACGGCGAAAACGGCACGAACCCGGGGGACAAGCGCTAG
- a CDS encoding YceI family protein: protein MLKKLFYNRTLVISVFVILIIGLTIVGLGPLIYSMIAGPGVTTEPLDDSRAKEASTDVNGQWRVGDGTAPNFTSVGFSFNEVLPAERRLTSGSTTAVDGEIEVTDQEVTEGSIKVLMGELTTDKKVRDQNMKSKLFETDKFPESFFKLTAPVDLSGVPEDGTKGKVTMEGELTIKDATQEIKQDFDVLRDGEHLVIGGTIPINRLDYNVKTPEFLAAKVAEEGDVNILISFERQD, encoded by the coding sequence ATGCTAAAGAAGCTTTTCTACAACCGGACTCTGGTCATCAGCGTCTTCGTAATCCTCATTATCGGGCTGACCATCGTGGGGCTAGGCCCGCTGATCTACTCGATGATCGCTGGCCCCGGAGTGACCACCGAGCCGCTCGATGACTCCCGGGCGAAGGAGGCTAGCACCGACGTCAACGGCCAGTGGCGCGTCGGCGACGGAACCGCCCCGAATTTTACCTCCGTGGGCTTTAGCTTCAACGAGGTGCTACCGGCAGAGCGCCGCCTGACCTCGGGCTCGACTACGGCCGTCGACGGCGAGATCGAGGTCACCGACCAGGAGGTGACCGAGGGCTCAATCAAGGTGCTTATGGGGGAGTTGACCACTGATAAGAAGGTGCGCGACCAGAACATGAAGTCCAAGCTCTTCGAAACCGATAAATTCCCCGAATCCTTCTTCAAGCTGACGGCGCCGGTAGACCTGTCTGGCGTGCCGGAAGACGGCACCAAGGGGAAGGTCACCATGGAAGGGGAGCTGACCATCAAGGACGCTACCCAGGAAATCAAGCAGGACTTCGACGTCCTCCGCGACGGCGAGCACCTAGTCATCGGCGGTACCATCCCGATCAACCGCCTTGACTACAACGTGAAGACCCCGGAGTTCCTGGCCGCCAAGGTGGCCGAGGAGGGCGACGTGAACATCCTCATCTCTTTCGAGAGGCAGGATTAG
- a CDS encoding class I SAM-dependent methyltransferase, translated as MALEHTAAIDAEQWPGVARVPSGRLLGLRARHAEADFARACDRAGLVLDAEDPEELDLKVEYDSLFARIASSGWLGLAESYLAGEWTTPNSDKLVHVLTRLVQCGYSPKTPTAPVAAYEGGEIPQELLALYAGDSVSHQGGIFATGVPTTTRQTIDRQGKPVDTEQNNRRGLPAGAHFVDVTTMTEPQAVDREDLKSAQTRAANWLLDATGVRSGSHCLVFPSSGARAAVEAAGRKATVDLLSADPDSMRPLEEFFLLEGAEDSVHCQLIDAPIPGPRQWRGRYDSIISVELFEALTPRQRADYTGTLARLLISGGKAAVQSLVATENMTPAARSACQVLRAYIWPGLEYPTAADVHKAFEKNGHLRIIGETHAGSHYRESITQQRSFFSGRLREAAAAGFDPVYRRLWMFQFALREALLKAEMLDSVQFVATHRSRGGQR; from the coding sequence ATGGCCTTGGAGCATACTGCGGCTATCGATGCCGAGCAATGGCCAGGCGTAGCCCGCGTTCCCAGCGGCCGCCTGCTAGGCCTGCGGGCCCGTCACGCGGAGGCTGATTTTGCCCGCGCCTGTGACCGCGCGGGGCTGGTCCTCGATGCCGAGGACCCGGAAGAACTGGACCTCAAGGTCGAATACGACTCGTTGTTCGCGCGGATTGCGAGTTCCGGCTGGCTGGGCTTGGCCGAGTCCTACCTGGCCGGGGAGTGGACCACGCCCAACTCGGACAAGCTGGTCCACGTGCTTACCCGGCTGGTGCAGTGCGGATATTCCCCGAAAACACCCACCGCGCCGGTGGCCGCGTACGAAGGCGGGGAGATCCCCCAGGAGCTGCTGGCACTCTACGCCGGCGATAGTGTGAGCCACCAGGGCGGAATCTTTGCCACCGGGGTGCCGACCACCACCCGCCAGACCATAGATCGCCAAGGCAAGCCCGTCGATACCGAGCAGAACAACCGCCGCGGGTTGCCGGCCGGCGCGCATTTCGTCGATGTGACCACCATGACGGAGCCGCAGGCAGTCGACCGCGAGGATCTCAAGTCCGCCCAGACGCGCGCGGCGAACTGGCTGCTCGATGCCACCGGCGTCCGCTCCGGCTCGCATTGCCTAGTCTTTCCTTCCTCCGGCGCTCGCGCCGCGGTGGAGGCAGCCGGGCGGAAAGCGACCGTTGATCTGCTCTCCGCCGATCCGGACAGCATGCGGCCGCTGGAGGAGTTCTTCCTACTAGAGGGCGCGGAGGACTCCGTGCACTGCCAACTTATCGATGCCCCGATCCCGGGACCCCGCCAATGGCGCGGCCGCTACGATTCAATCATTAGCGTCGAACTTTTCGAGGCGCTGACCCCGCGGCAGCGCGCCGACTATACCGGCACCCTGGCGCGGCTGCTTATCAGTGGGGGAAAGGCGGCCGTCCAGTCCTTGGTCGCCACCGAGAACATGACGCCGGCTGCCCGCTCAGCGTGCCAGGTGCTGCGCGCCTATATCTGGCCGGGTCTTGAGTACCCGACCGCGGCTGACGTGCACAAGGCCTTTGAGAAGAACGGCCACCTGCGGATCATCGGGGAGACCCACGCCGGTTCGCATTACCGCGAATCCATCACGCAGCAGCGCTCGTTCTTCTCCGGGCGCCTGCGGGAGGCGGCCGCGGCCGGTTTCGACCCCGTCTACCGCCGGCTCTGGATGTTCCAATTCGCCCTCCGCGAAGCCCTCCTGAAGGCGGAGATGCTCGACTCGGTCCAGTTCGTCGCCACGCACCGCAGCCGCGGCGGGCAGCGCTAG
- a CDS encoding NAD(P)/FAD-dependent oxidoreductase, whose amino-acid sequence MSATPYRPNGGRHHVVVIGAGFGGINAVKQLKGTEVDITIIDKKNHHLFQPMLYQVATGMISASEIAPSTRQMLRGQQNANFVNATVTNIDLENQTVTAENDNFHRTYGFDSLVVAAGSSQSYFGNDHFAEFAPGMKTIDDALELRSRIVSAFEQAELTEDPAERERLLTFIIVGAGPTGVELTGQIAELANRTFTDAFSTYGPSSAKIYLLDGAPQVLPPFGKRLGRKAQRTLEKLGVDVRLNAMVTNVDQDTVTYKNTKDDSETTLTGATKIWSAGVSASPLGKMVADQAGVETDRAGRVSVNEDLTVGEYSNVYVIGDMINLNKLPGLAQVAMQGGTHVGRLIDAKVDEESTANEKEPFDYFDKGSMAIISRFNAVVKMGKVEFTGIFAWLGWLALHATYLVGMRNRFVTFINWISNAFTRDRGNLAITEQMRTARNALAKKTKDSEA is encoded by the coding sequence ATGTCAGCAACCCCTTACCGCCCCAATGGAGGACGTCACCACGTCGTCGTTATTGGCGCTGGCTTCGGCGGCATCAACGCCGTAAAGCAGCTTAAAGGCACGGAAGTCGATATCACCATCATCGACAAGAAGAACCACCACCTGTTCCAGCCGATGCTCTACCAGGTGGCTACCGGCATGATCTCCGCTTCCGAGATCGCCCCGTCCACCCGCCAGATGCTGCGCGGGCAGCAGAACGCGAACTTTGTCAACGCCACCGTCACCAACATCGACCTGGAAAACCAGACGGTGACCGCGGAAAACGATAACTTCCACCGCACCTACGGCTTTGACTCCCTGGTCGTGGCAGCTGGTTCCAGCCAGTCCTACTTCGGCAACGACCACTTCGCCGAGTTTGCCCCGGGCATGAAGACCATCGACGACGCTCTGGAGCTGCGCTCCCGCATCGTCTCCGCGTTCGAGCAGGCCGAGCTCACCGAGGATCCGGCTGAGCGCGAGCGCCTGCTGACCTTCATCATCGTCGGTGCTGGCCCGACCGGTGTGGAGCTGACCGGCCAGATTGCTGAGCTGGCTAACCGTACCTTCACCGACGCCTTCTCCACCTACGGCCCGTCCTCGGCCAAGATCTACCTGCTGGACGGCGCTCCCCAGGTGCTGCCGCCTTTCGGCAAGCGCCTCGGCCGCAAGGCCCAGCGCACGCTGGAAAAGCTCGGCGTCGACGTCCGCCTGAACGCTATGGTCACCAACGTCGACCAGGACACCGTCACCTACAAGAACACCAAGGATGACTCCGAGACCACCCTGACCGGTGCCACCAAGATCTGGTCCGCCGGTGTGTCCGCTTCCCCGCTGGGCAAGATGGTCGCCGACCAGGCCGGCGTCGAGACCGACCGGGCTGGCCGCGTCTCCGTCAACGAGGACCTGACCGTGGGCGAGTACTCCAACGTCTACGTCATCGGTGACATGATCAACCTGAACAAGCTGCCGGGCTTGGCCCAGGTCGCTATGCAGGGCGGTACCCACGTTGGCCGCCTCATCGACGCCAAGGTCGACGAGGAGTCCACCGCCAACGAGAAAGAACCTTTCGACTACTTCGACAAGGGCTCCATGGCGATCATCTCCCGCTTCAACGCCGTGGTGAAGATGGGCAAGGTCGAGTTCACCGGCATCTTCGCCTGGTTGGGCTGGCTGGCGCTGCACGCGACCTACCTGGTCGGCATGCGCAACCGCTTCGTCACCTTCATCAACTGGATCTCCAACGCGTTTACCCGCGACCGCGGTAACCTCGCCATCACCGAGCAGATGCGCACCGCCCGCAACGCGCTGGCCAAGAAGACGAAGGATTCCGAGGCCTAA
- the lnt gene encoding apolipoprotein N-acyltransferase has product MVYTGYAPLNWWPMAYVGIALFYFSLSPWRGERVSLRLGAGLGFVHGFATYALLLPWIGELVGNTPYLALAAALSLYAILTGLCGVAVARWRFGYLAFPFIYLAVEFVRSSVPFGGFAWVRLAWGQVNGPLAQLVQWGGPALVTVAASLLGTSLVAVWSRLHAVRFTAVGVIMAVVAASFVAGWTRGMAGHETGRVTVAAVQGNVPRMGLDFNAQRRAVLKNHVRVTKQLAEDGHEPDLVIWPENSSDVNPFTDEEARAAIEGAVEAVGVPIMVGTLTYDEVGARNTMQVFEPGGHSGDRHYKKYLQPFGETMPMRDFFAKLSDYVELAGDFKPGNGNGVVSMAGVAVGVATCYEVIFDQAFRTAVQSGAQILTTPTNNATFGFSDMTYQQLAMSRMRALETDRAVVVPATSGVSAIVHPDGKVSQETNIFEAKYLVEDLPLRSGETLAVRFGSILELAMVIIGGVLALAALISAGSRRSAAASPTAARAKKNTRSMRAKK; this is encoded by the coding sequence ATGGTCTATACCGGCTACGCCCCGCTGAATTGGTGGCCCATGGCCTACGTGGGCATCGCGCTGTTCTATTTCAGCCTGTCCCCATGGCGCGGGGAGCGCGTCTCGCTGCGACTGGGCGCGGGGCTGGGTTTTGTCCACGGTTTTGCTACCTACGCGCTGTTGCTGCCGTGGATCGGGGAGCTGGTCGGTAACACGCCCTACCTGGCCCTGGCTGCGGCGCTGAGTCTCTACGCCATCCTGACCGGGCTGTGTGGGGTAGCAGTAGCGCGCTGGCGCTTTGGCTACCTTGCCTTCCCGTTTATCTATCTTGCCGTCGAGTTTGTGCGCTCGTCGGTACCTTTTGGCGGCTTCGCCTGGGTGCGCCTGGCGTGGGGACAGGTCAACGGGCCCCTGGCACAGCTGGTCCAGTGGGGCGGGCCCGCGCTGGTGACGGTGGCGGCCAGTCTGCTTGGCACGAGCCTGGTGGCGGTCTGGTCGCGGCTCCACGCCGTTCGTTTCACGGCCGTGGGCGTCATCATGGCGGTTGTTGCCGCCAGCTTCGTTGCCGGCTGGACCCGCGGCATGGCCGGCCACGAGACCGGGCGGGTGACCGTCGCAGCCGTGCAGGGCAACGTCCCGCGCATGGGCCTGGATTTTAACGCCCAGCGCCGCGCGGTCCTCAAAAACCACGTGCGGGTGACCAAGCAGCTAGCAGAAGACGGCCACGAGCCGGACCTGGTCATCTGGCCGGAGAATTCCTCCGACGTCAACCCCTTCACGGACGAGGAAGCGCGTGCTGCGATCGAGGGCGCGGTCGAGGCCGTCGGCGTACCGATTATGGTCGGCACCTTGACTTACGACGAGGTTGGTGCCCGCAACACCATGCAGGTATTCGAGCCCGGCGGGCACTCCGGCGACCGGCACTATAAGAAGTACCTGCAGCCTTTCGGCGAGACCATGCCCATGCGGGACTTTTTCGCCAAGCTGTCCGACTACGTGGAGCTGGCCGGCGACTTCAAACCCGGCAACGGCAACGGCGTGGTGAGCATGGCCGGCGTCGCAGTGGGCGTGGCCACCTGCTACGAGGTCATCTTCGACCAGGCTTTCCGCACCGCGGTGCAGTCCGGTGCGCAGATTCTGACCACCCCCACCAACAACGCCACCTTTGGGTTTTCCGACATGACCTACCAGCAGCTAGCTATGAGTCGCATGCGCGCACTGGAGACCGACCGCGCGGTGGTGGTCCCGGCGACTTCCGGCGTGTCCGCCATCGTGCACCCGGACGGGAAGGTCAGCCAGGAGACGAACATCTTCGAGGCCAAATACTTGGTTGAGGACCTGCCACTGCGCAGCGGCGAGACGCTTGCGGTACGCTTTGGTTCGATCCTGGAACTGGCCATGGTTATTATTGGTGGAGTATTAGCGCTGGCTGCCCTGATCTCTGCCGGATCCCGGCGGTCGGCTGCCGCGAGCCCCACGGCCGCAAGGGCTAAGAAGAACACCCGCTCCATGCGGGCCAAGAAATAG
- a CDS encoding cobalamin biosynthesis protein, with protein MALLNFSHSGSAPAADTFIPGGLTRPDDWFALGKTAYDFADGKIYLGAWSRVALRGIQDQEAVADGLSQLSWPGSAHQILASPLSDAARDFACGLADHLAEDGTAGPAGSARVAIGAADEPFQVVPARFRVALAGSSFTVFRGAEELASHAAQEDAWEHVRQLLKQEAADTADTTGGAGTANANTDTGSVGPIGWLADHRDDGLVDLGTALPEGVLPAEYATLLGHLGVPITVTPFGGLVLHGLAEGNADVVLRVLAPRGFIFDASAVSPEGIVSPMA; from the coding sequence ATGGCATTGCTGAATTTCTCTCACTCCGGTTCCGCGCCGGCCGCTGATACCTTCATTCCCGGTGGCCTTACCCGCCCGGACGATTGGTTTGCGCTCGGGAAAACGGCCTACGACTTTGCCGATGGCAAGATCTATCTGGGCGCGTGGAGCCGCGTGGCCCTGCGCGGCATCCAGGACCAGGAGGCCGTGGCAGACGGCCTGAGCCAGCTGTCGTGGCCGGGCAGCGCGCATCAAATTCTAGCCTCTCCCCTGTCTGATGCCGCTCGCGACTTCGCCTGCGGGCTCGCCGACCACCTTGCCGAAGACGGAACCGCTGGTCCGGCCGGTAGCGCCCGCGTGGCCATCGGCGCCGCGGACGAGCCGTTCCAGGTTGTGCCGGCCCGCTTCCGAGTAGCCCTGGCCGGGTCTTCATTTACCGTCTTCCGCGGCGCTGAGGAACTGGCTAGCCACGCTGCCCAGGAGGATGCCTGGGAGCACGTCCGTCAGCTTCTTAAGCAAGAAGCCGCCGACACCGCCGATACGACTGGCGGGGCCGGCACGGCTAATGCCAACACTGACACCGGCTCAGTCGGGCCCATCGGGTGGCTGGCGGATCACCGCGACGACGGACTCGTGGATCTGGGCACTGCCCTGCCCGAGGGTGTTTTGCCGGCCGAATACGCCACGCTGCTGGGCCACCTCGGCGTGCCGATTACCGTCACGCCCTTCGGCGGGCTCGTCCTGCACGGCTTGGCCGAAGGCAACGCCGACGTCGTGCTGCGCGTGCTGGCTCCCCGCGGGTTCATCTTCGACGCCAGCGCGGTCAGCCCAGAGGGCATCGTCAGCCCCATGGCCTAG
- a CDS encoding RNA polymerase-binding protein RbpA has translation MADRVLRGSRMGAVSYETDRDHDLAPRQMVKYRTEDGDIYEVPFADDAEIPEEWLCKNGKVGTLVEGEGVEAKPAKPPRTHWDMLCERRSLDELDELLEERIQQLRKRRRSAARLLREQQEKKDKK, from the coding sequence ATGGCAGATCGCGTACTCCGTGGCAGCCGAATGGGCGCCGTTAGCTACGAAACAGATCGCGACCACGACCTTGCGCCCCGCCAGATGGTGAAGTACCGCACCGAAGACGGCGACATTTACGAGGTCCCCTTTGCCGATGACGCAGAAATCCCCGAGGAGTGGCTGTGCAAGAACGGCAAGGTAGGCACCTTGGTCGAGGGTGAGGGCGTGGAGGCCAAGCCGGCTAAGCCGCCGCGCACCCACTGGGACATGCTGTGCGAACGCCGCTCCCTGGACGAGCTGGACGAGCTCCTCGAAGAACGCATCCAGCAGCTGCGCAAGCGCCGTCGTTCCGCTGCCCGCCTGTTGCGTGAACAGCAGGAAAAGAAGGATAAGAAGTAG
- a CDS encoding polyprenol monophosphomannose synthase, producing the protein MTANSASTLVIIPTFNELENLPLITGRVRSATPEVHVLVVDDNSPDGTGDLADELAAKDENLHVLHREGKGGLLGAYLAGFEWGLERGYQVLCEMDADGSHAPEQLHLLLEAIDNGADLVIGSRYIPGGETVNWPASREYLSRLGNIYISVALGAGLSDMTAGYRAFRRELLEALDFDELSNAGYIFQVDVAFRAVKKGFDVREVPITFTEREYGESKLDGSFVKDSLFEVTKWGVQHRAEQVGDVAHETGRIAQQTLKEIGAYDLPHKAGNKLRWLGNFGEELGNLAKHQWKAMRRG; encoded by the coding sequence GTGACCGCTAACTCAGCGTCGACGCTGGTCATCATCCCCACCTTCAACGAGCTGGAAAACCTCCCGCTCATCACCGGCCGCGTGCGTTCCGCCACCCCGGAGGTCCACGTCTTGGTTGTGGACGATAACTCCCCGGACGGCACCGGCGACTTGGCCGATGAGCTGGCCGCGAAGGATGAGAACCTCCATGTGCTGCACCGCGAGGGCAAGGGCGGCCTGCTGGGCGCCTACCTCGCCGGCTTCGAGTGGGGCCTAGAGCGCGGCTACCAGGTCCTGTGCGAGATGGACGCGGACGGCTCCCACGCCCCGGAGCAGCTGCACCTACTGCTGGAAGCCATCGATAACGGCGCCGACCTGGTGATCGGCTCCCGCTACATCCCGGGCGGCGAGACCGTCAACTGGCCGGCCTCCCGCGAGTATCTGTCCCGCCTGGGCAACATCTACATCTCGGTGGCCCTGGGCGCCGGTTTGTCGGACATGACCGCCGGCTACCGCGCCTTCCGCCGCGAGCTGCTGGAGGCACTCGACTTCGACGAGCTGTCCAATGCCGGCTATATCTTCCAGGTGGACGTCGCCTTCCGCGCCGTTAAGAAGGGCTTCGACGTGCGCGAGGTGCCGATCACCTTCACCGAGCGCGAGTACGGCGAGTCCAAGCTCGACGGCTCTTTCGTCAAGGATTCTCTCTTCGAGGTCACCAAGTGGGGCGTGCAGCACCGCGCGGAGCAGGTCGGCGACGTTGCCCACGAGACCGGGCGCATCGCCCAGCAGACTCTCAAGGAGATCGGCGCCTACGACCTGCCGCACAAGGCGGGAAACAAGCTGCGTTGGCTCGGCAACTTCGGCGAGGAGCTGGGCAACCTGGCCAAGCACCAGTGGAAGGCCATGCGGCGCGGCTAG
- a CDS encoding ABC transporter ATP-binding protein codes for MATVSFKHASLTYPGAQAPSVDDFDLEIADGEFLVLVGPSGCGKSTTLRMLAGLEEVTSGSIFIGDKDVTSLDPRERDIAMVFQNYALYPHMSVRDNMGFALKLAGESKEENNRRVDEAAQTLGLVDLLDRKPKALSGGQRQRVAMGRAIVRSPQVFLMDEPLSNLDAKLRVQTRTQIAALQRHLGVTTVYVTHDQTEALTMGNRIAVLNGGVLEQVGTPRELYEDPQTTFVAGFIGSPAMNLGRFTVDAQGRASSGEAWIQLPDDAAQALAGAGEKQVILGVRPEALQLVAEGDEQASRSAFIPFDLELVEELGADSYLYGQIPGGSELSSGATTEEAASPTGNELVMRAKPRTAPEKGSRVVATVDHNQLHCFSVTTGKRINSAATVK; via the coding sequence ATGGCTACCGTGAGCTTTAAACACGCCAGTTTGACCTACCCGGGCGCACAAGCGCCGTCCGTGGACGACTTCGACTTGGAGATCGCCGATGGCGAGTTCCTCGTCCTGGTCGGCCCGTCGGGCTGCGGCAAATCGACCACGCTACGAATGTTGGCGGGCCTTGAGGAGGTCACCTCGGGCAGCATCTTCATCGGTGATAAGGATGTCACCAGCCTCGACCCGCGCGAGCGCGATATCGCGATGGTCTTTCAGAACTACGCTCTCTATCCGCACATGAGCGTGCGCGACAACATGGGCTTTGCCCTGAAGCTGGCCGGGGAGTCGAAGGAAGAGAACAACCGCCGCGTCGACGAGGCCGCCCAGACCCTGGGCTTGGTCGATCTGCTGGATCGGAAACCGAAGGCTCTCTCCGGCGGCCAGCGCCAGCGCGTGGCCATGGGGCGCGCCATCGTGCGCAGCCCCCAGGTCTTCCTCATGGACGAGCCTTTGTCCAACCTGGACGCCAAGCTGCGCGTGCAAACGCGCACCCAGATCGCGGCCCTGCAGCGCCACCTCGGTGTGACCACCGTCTACGTCACCCACGATCAGACGGAGGCGCTGACTATGGGCAACCGCATCGCCGTCCTCAACGGCGGCGTGCTCGAGCAGGTCGGCACCCCGCGTGAGCTCTACGAGGACCCGCAGACCACCTTCGTGGCCGGCTTCATCGGCTCTCCGGCCATGAACCTGGGCCGGTTCACCGTCGACGCCCAAGGCCGCGCGTCCTCTGGCGAGGCCTGGATCCAGCTGCCTGATGATGCCGCCCAGGCCCTGGCTGGTGCCGGCGAGAAACAGGTCATCTTGGGCGTGCGCCCGGAGGCCCTGCAGTTGGTCGCGGAGGGCGATGAGCAGGCCTCCCGCAGCGCCTTTATCCCGTTCGACCTGGAACTGGTCGAGGAACTCGGCGCGGATTCCTACCTCTACGGCCAGATCCCGGGCGGCAGTGAGCTCAGCTCGGGGGCCACGACAGAGGAGGCCGCCTCGCCTACGGGCAATGAGCTGGTCATGCGCGCCAAGCCCCGGACCGCGCCGGAAAAGGGCAGCCGGGTCGTGGCCACCGTGGACCACAACCAATTGCACTGCTTCAGCGTGACTACGGGTAAGCGCATCAATAGCGCGGCCACCGTGAAATAG
- a CDS encoding SRPBCC family protein produces MSQELDFYDPTGEIEDADGGPELVIEREFHQGPSVIWGYLTDTKDLGRWHGEWTKESDSPEGHPCYLVDHVGRTKDVHIKVTEKVKPEYLRFEVSFANRPNAWMDLRLTDTSEGSELELRHGLAGLEDRAEFIGPMWEFLLDRLMAAVSGDDPDILEWESYYPNQAEYYTLDSNQ; encoded by the coding sequence ATGAGTCAAGAACTGGATTTTTACGACCCGACAGGGGAGATCGAGGACGCCGACGGCGGCCCGGAACTAGTGATTGAGCGGGAATTTCACCAGGGCCCGTCCGTGATCTGGGGCTACCTGACGGACACCAAGGATCTGGGTCGTTGGCACGGGGAGTGGACCAAGGAGTCCGACAGCCCCGAGGGCCACCCGTGCTACTTGGTCGACCACGTCGGCCGCACCAAGGATGTCCACATCAAGGTCACCGAGAAGGTGAAGCCGGAATATCTGCGCTTTGAGGTCAGCTTCGCCAACCGCCCGAACGCCTGGATGGATCTGCGCCTGACCGACACATCGGAAGGCTCCGAGCTCGAGCTGCGCCACGGACTGGCCGGCCTCGAGGACCGCGCGGAGTTCATCGGACCGATGTGGGAGTTCCTGCTGGACCGCCTCATGGCCGCAGTCTCCGGCGACGACCCGGACATCCTGGAATGGGAAAGCTATTACCCGAACCAGGCCGAGTACTACACGCTCGACAGCAACCAGTAG